ATAATTCTTATCAAAACCACACTCAGGCAAATATAGGTTTAGCCGAATAAGTATTTGGGTTTAAGGCAAGATGGTCTATTGAATAAGAAGTTAAAGATTGTCTTTGCATGGAAGCAGGTGAAAAGTAATGTCCATAAAAAAATGTCAGCAAGAATTTGAGGAAATACTCAAAAAATACCCCGATAAAAATCAGGCATTGTTGCCATGCCTTCATCTTGCCCAGGAAAGATGCGGGTATTTGTCGGAAGATATTATTTTATTTTTGGCTCAAGCGTTAGGGTTGCCCAAGGTGGAAGTTTATAGCATAGCTACTTTTTATTCTATGTTTACTCTCCAAAAACAGGGGAAATTCGTTATTCGCATTTGTGTGTCTTTGCCCTGCTATCTCAAAGGCTCAAGAGAAATTTTAGAGACTATAAGGAAAGAGTTAAATATTGAAGCATATCAAACTACCGCTGATAAAAAATTTACTATAGAGCCGGTTTCCTGTTTGGGCCTTTGCGACATAGCGCCCGCAATGATGATCAATAAAAAGGTATATGGGAATTTGACTCCTCAGAAGGTAAAAGACATCATTCGGGAATACAAAAAGGCAAAATGAATTCTGTTAGAGATTCAAAGATAACATATTGGAGTAAGAATGGAAGATAAGAAGAAGCATAATACTAATCACGGACATCCTCGTCGGAGTATCTCTGACGTAGGGAAAGTAATTTTAAAGAACATAGAAAAAGAGGGTTATCTATCGGACATCAATAGCTATACGCTTGAAGGGGGTTATGAGGCTTTAAAGCAAGCCTTAAAAACGAATCCGGAAAAAATTCTATCCGAAATAAAAAAGTCCAAGTTGGTTGGCAGGGGTGGAGCATCCTTTCCCGCAGGATTAAAATGGGAATTTGCCAGAAACAGCAAAGAATTCCCTAAATACGTAGTTTGTAATGCGGATGAAGGTGAACCAGGTACTTTTAAAGATAATCTTGTTCTAAGAAGAGAGCCGCATCTTTTGATAGAGGCGATGATTATTTGCGCCTTTACAATTGGAGCAGAAAAAGGATTTATTTATATTCGGGGCGAATATTTCCATGCCTATGAAATTTTACAAAAGGCAATTATAGAGGCAAAGAGACATAATTTTTTAGGCAAAAATATTTTGGATTCCGGATTTTCTTTTGAGATTGAGCTTTACCGTGGAGCGGGAGCCTATATATGCGGAGAAGAGACAGCCCTTTTGGATTCCTTAGAAGGCAAAAAAGGCCAATCCAGGGTAAAACCGCCTTTTCCCACTTTTGTCGGTTTTAACAATAAGCCGACCGTGTTGAACAATGTAGAGACATTTGCCAACATTCCGGAGATTATATTAAGAGGAGGAGAGTGGTTTTCCCAGATTGGTTCAAACCTTTCTCCTGGGACAAAATTGTATTGCCTTTCAGGTGATGTCAATACTCCAGGAGTCTATGAACTTCCGACCGACATTTCCTTGCGGGAATTGATAGAAAAATATGGTAATGGTGTTCAAGGAAAGCTTAAAGCGGTTTTACCAGGCGGTGTCTGTAGTAGTTTGTTAACTTTGCAAGATTTAGATGTAACAATGGATTATCCCAGCGTCCAGAAAGCAGGAAGCATGTTGGGTTCAGCCGCAGTAATTGTGATAAACGATACTCATTGTATGGTGGATTTAGCCAAAAGATATGCAGAATTTTTTGATTATGAATCCTGCGGCAAATGCACTCCTTGCCGGGAAGGAACGAAACGGGCAAGAGAGATACTTACCAATATAACTAAAGGCAAAGGAAAATTGAGTGATTTAGCCTTATTAAAAGAATTGCAGGAGGTAATGTTTGATACCTCTCGTTGCGGATTAGGACAGTCAGCGCTCAATGCAGTCTATTCAAGTTTAGAAAAATTCCCCAATGAGTTTAAAGAACATATAACAGAAAAGAAATGTAAATTAGGGATATGTCCCATAAAATAAGAAATAAGGATTCTTAAGAATGACTGAATTGATTAATTTGACTATTGATGGCTATCAGGTTCAAGCTTCGAGGGAAACAACCATTTTCGAGGCGGCAAAAAAGATAAATATCAACATTCCCCATTTATGTTACCACGAAAACCTATCCATTTATGGGGCCTGCAGAGTCTGTGTGGTAGAGGTGGAGGGAAAGCCTCGATTAGAACCTTCTTGCGCGACATTGGTTGAAGAAGGCATGATAGTAAAAACAAATACTGCCCGGGTAAGACGGGCGCGAAGGATGATTGTGGAATTGCTTTTAGCCAATCACCCCGAAGATTGCCTTACCTGCGACAGGAATCAAATCTGTGAATTGAGAAAGCTTGCCTATGATTTAGGGATACGGAACCTGAGATTTGAAAAAGGAAGAAAATACCATTATGAAATGGATATCTCTTCCCCTTCTATTATAAGAGACCCCAATAAATGTATTCAATGTAGCAGATGCATAAGGGTATGTTCCGAGCTCCAGTCAGTCGGAGCAATCGACTTTGTCAACAGAGGTGGAAGAACCCAGGTTTTGACATTTTTTAACAAAGGATTGAATAACGTAGAATGCACTAATTGTGGCCAATGTATTCTCGCCTGTCCTACAGGGGCGTTACGAGAAAAGACAGTCGTTGATGAAGTATGGGAAGCGATTTCCAATCCAAAGAAATTCGTAGTGGTTCAAACCGCGCCTGCGGTAAGGTCGGCCATTGGAGAAGAATTTGGCTTACCCGCGGGAAGTTTGGTAACAGGTAAGATGGCAGCAGCGTTGCGAAGATTGGGTTTTGATAAGACATTTGATACCCAGTTTGCGGCGGATTTAACCATTATGGAAGAAGGGCATGAGTTAATAGAAAGGATAAAAAACAAAGGCACACTTCCTATGATTACTTCCTGTTCTCCGGGCTGGATAAAATATATTGAGCATTTCTTCCCAAATTGCCTGGAGCACATATCTACCTGCAAATCCCCGCAGCAGATGTTTGGAGCGATAGCCAAAACCTATTATGCACAGAAAATCAATGTTAAGCCACAGGATATGTATGTAGTTTCTATTATGCCTTGTGTAGCGAAAAAGTTTGAAGCCGAGCGTCCGGAAATGAAAGGGTCCGGTTTTCAGGATGTGGATGCCGTGCTTACCACAAGAGAAGCGGCGCGAATGATTAAAGAAGCGGGAGTTGATTTTGTCAATCTGCCGGATGAGGATTTTGATACACCATTGGGAATATCGACAGGCGCAGCAGTAGTCTTTGGCGTTACAGGCGGAGTAATGGAGGCGGCATTGCGGACGGCTTACGAAGTGGTTACCGGAAAAATTTTAAAGAAAATAGAATTTGAGCAGGTGCGTGGTATGGATGGAATAAAAGAAGCAGAAGTCAACTTGAACGGATTGAAATTAAGAGTAGGAGTAGCTCATGGTTTATCCAATGCTAGAATTCTATTGGAGCAAGTTCAAAAGGGAGAATCCCCTTATCATTTTATTGAAGTAATGGCTTGTCCCGGGGGATGTTTAGGCGGAGGCGGGCAGCCTGTGCCAACAAACCTTGAGATAAGAAAGAAAAGAGCAGAAAGTTTATATCGTGAAGATGAAGGTAAAACCATAAGAAAATCTCATGAAAATCCGGCTATCGTTGCGCTCTATAAGGAGTTTCTGGGTAAACCGTTAGGAGAAAAATCACATCATCTTTTACATACCTCTTATATTAAAAGGAATAGATATTGAAGATGCAAGACTTAATAAGTCCCGAAAAACCCCGCCCTTCCTGCTACGCAGAGACGCTTCGCAATAAGAAAAGGCGAAGTGAAACAAGCAATAATCAAGATTGCAATTCGTCCGTTTCCGACTGGGTGAAAAGCGTTATTAAAGAAGATGAGATTGCGCGGTTCATGAAAAACGGAAGGGATTTTATTAATGACGAAGAGATAGAGGAATTATTAAAAAAAAATAGAAATAGCGAGAAACAAAGGGTAAGAGACATCATTCAAAAATCTCTTGGCATTCAAAGATTAGAACCTGATGAAACAGCAACACTCTTAAATGTGAAAGATGTGGAGTTATGGGATGAAATTTTTGAAGCCGCAGGCGAGATAAAGAGAAAAGTCTACGACAATAGAATAGTAACTTTCGCGCCTTTGTATTGTAGTAACTTTTGTGTCAATAGTTGTCAATATTGCGCCTTTAGAAAAGAGAATGAAGAGGAAAAAAGAAGGAGATTAAGTTTAGAAGAAGTAAGACGAGAGACAGAAGCGCTTGTTTCTATTGGGCATAAGCGGCTTATCGTGGTTTATGGTGAACATCCTTCCTCGGATATTAATTATATCGCAGATACTATAAAAACGATCTATGATACTAAAGTAAAAGCCAGAGTAGGTTATGGCCGGATACGAAGAGTAAATATAAATGCTTCTCCAATGGATATCAAAGGATTTAAGATTTTGAAGGACATTGGGATTGGGACATATCAGGTATTTCAGGAAACATATCATCGCCAGACTTATAAGAAAGTTCATCCTAAAGGGATAAAAGCAAATTATCAGTGGAGGTTGTATGCACTTCACAGGGCGCAAATGGCAGGAATTGATGATGTAGCTATTGGGGTTTTATTTGGTCTATATGACTGGAAGTTTGAAGTAATGGGACTCTTATATCACACAATAGAGCTAGAAAAACAGTTCGATGGAATCGGTCCTCATACCATCTCTTTCCCGCGCTTGGAGCCTGCAGCCAACACTTCTTTTATCCAAGAATCAAAATATAAGGTTTCAGATGAAGATTTCAAAAAGCTTATCGCAGTGATTAGGCTCTCAGTTCCTTATACGGGTTTGATTCTTACTGCCAGGGAGTCCGCGCATATTAGAAGAGATGTCCTTCCTTTAGGAATAACTCAAACAGACGCATCTACGAGAATTGGTATTGGAGCTTATAGTGAAGTGTATGACCAGCAAGAAGCGAAAAGGCAACAGTTTTTGCTTAGTGATACAAGGA
This genomic interval from bacterium contains the following:
- the nuoE gene encoding NADH-quinone oxidoreductase subunit NuoE, with the protein product MSIKKCQQEFEEILKKYPDKNQALLPCLHLAQERCGYLSEDIILFLAQALGLPKVEVYSIATFYSMFTLQKQGKFVIRICVSLPCYLKGSREILETIRKELNIEAYQTTADKKFTIEPVSCLGLCDIAPAMMINKKVYGNLTPQKVKDIIREYKKAK
- the nuoF gene encoding NADH-quinone oxidoreductase subunit NuoF; translation: MEDKKKHNTNHGHPRRSISDVGKVILKNIEKEGYLSDINSYTLEGGYEALKQALKTNPEKILSEIKKSKLVGRGGASFPAGLKWEFARNSKEFPKYVVCNADEGEPGTFKDNLVLRREPHLLIEAMIICAFTIGAEKGFIYIRGEYFHAYEILQKAIIEAKRHNFLGKNILDSGFSFEIELYRGAGAYICGEETALLDSLEGKKGQSRVKPPFPTFVGFNNKPTVLNNVETFANIPEIILRGGEWFSQIGSNLSPGTKLYCLSGDVNTPGVYELPTDISLRELIEKYGNGVQGKLKAVLPGGVCSSLLTLQDLDVTMDYPSVQKAGSMLGSAAVIVINDTHCMVDLAKRYAEFFDYESCGKCTPCREGTKRAREILTNITKGKGKLSDLALLKELQEVMFDTSRCGLGQSALNAVYSSLEKFPNEFKEHITEKKCKLGICPIK
- a CDS encoding [FeFe] hydrogenase, group A — translated: MTELINLTIDGYQVQASRETTIFEAAKKININIPHLCYHENLSIYGACRVCVVEVEGKPRLEPSCATLVEEGMIVKTNTARVRRARRMIVELLLANHPEDCLTCDRNQICELRKLAYDLGIRNLRFEKGRKYHYEMDISSPSIIRDPNKCIQCSRCIRVCSELQSVGAIDFVNRGGRTQVLTFFNKGLNNVECTNCGQCILACPTGALREKTVVDEVWEAISNPKKFVVVQTAPAVRSAIGEEFGLPAGSLVTGKMAAALRRLGFDKTFDTQFAADLTIMEEGHELIERIKNKGTLPMITSCSPGWIKYIEHFFPNCLEHISTCKSPQQMFGAIAKTYYAQKINVKPQDMYVVSIMPCVAKKFEAERPEMKGSGFQDVDAVLTTREAARMIKEAGVDFVNLPDEDFDTPLGISTGAAVVFGVTGGVMEAALRTAYEVVTGKILKKIEFEQVRGMDGIKEAEVNLNGLKLRVGVAHGLSNARILLEQVQKGESPYHFIEVMACPGGCLGGGGQPVPTNLEIRKKRAESLYREDEGKTIRKSHENPAIVALYKEFLGKPLGEKSHHLLHTSYIKRNRY
- the hydG gene encoding [FeFe] hydrogenase H-cluster radical SAM maturase HydG, producing MQDLISPEKPRPSCYAETLRNKKRRSETSNNQDCNSSVSDWVKSVIKEDEIARFMKNGRDFINDEEIEELLKKNRNSEKQRVRDIIQKSLGIQRLEPDETATLLNVKDVELWDEIFEAAGEIKRKVYDNRIVTFAPLYCSNFCVNSCQYCAFRKENEEEKRRRLSLEEVRRETEALVSIGHKRLIVVYGEHPSSDINYIADTIKTIYDTKVKARVGYGRIRRVNINASPMDIKGFKILKDIGIGTYQVFQETYHRQTYKKVHPKGIKANYQWRLYALHRAQMAGIDDVAIGVLFGLYDWKFEVMGLLYHTIELEKQFDGIGPHTISFPRLEPAANTSFIQESKYKVSDEDFKKLIAVIRLSVPYTGLILTARESAHIRRDVLPLGITQTDASTRIGIGAYSEVYDQQEAKRQQFLLSDTRSLDEVIRELASDGYITSFCTAGYRCGRTGTHIMDLLKAGKERWFCKLNAVLTFREWIDDYASEETKQSAEKVIRKEINEIKTDLPTIYPKLIEFYKRIQNGERDLYF